The following coding sequences are from one Loxodonta africana isolate mLoxAfr1 chromosome 18, mLoxAfr1.hap2, whole genome shotgun sequence window:
- the LOC100669035 gene encoding intercellular adhesion molecule 2-like isoform X1, with protein sequence MLEIWGCSSQKPLLIYALGLSLDRPRLFPVRPQRPPEMSPFRYWGPPIVLLTLLCCPGSGEEAFVVYMSPEQVVAEPNGSLEVNCSTNCSQPQLGGLETSLTKTVLDDQPQWKRFLVSNISQDTSLECYFVCSGQQLSKNATVSVYHPPKQVMLKLRPTRVAMGQSFIIECKVPTVAPLRSLTLTLLRGNEMLHNQTFEQATAAPEEAVAIRNVTAHWEDGHHNFLCRAELDLRSLGGSIISSVSEPQALEVYGEWEPRGLERATTPSPLGENPCPALCWLGRQKPASPHLTPELSLPLPVPRSSLPTPQLGPWLFQRPSYSRRARLVAWPLPSWVNSTKSPWVVQLRCSAVNQKVRSSSPSSGISEETPTSKNSATENPVERSSTVAHVGSS encoded by the exons ATGCTAGAGATTTGGGGCTGCAGCTCCCAGAAGCCACTCCTGATCTACGCCCTCGGTCTCTCCCTGGACCGCCCTCGGCTGTTCCCTGTGAGACCGCAAAGGCCTCCCGAAATGTCCCCCTTTAGGTACTGGGGCCCGCCCATAGTCCTTCTCACCCTGCTCTGCTGCCCAG GGTCTGGTGAGGAAGCATTTGTCGTATACATGTCACCAGAGCAGGTGGTGGCTGAGCCCAATGGGTCCTTGGAGGTCAACTGCAGCACAAACTGTTCCCAGCCACAATTAGGGGGTCTGGAGACCAGCCTAACCAAGACTGTACTGGATGATCAGCCTCAGTGGAAGCGGTTCTTGGTCTCAAACATCTCCCAGGACACAAGCCTCGAATGCTACTTCGTCTGCTCAGGGCAGCAGCTGTCCAAGAATGCCACTGTCAGCGTGTATC ACCCTCCAAAGCAGGTGATGCTGAAGCTGCGGCCCACCCGGGTGGCCATGGGGCAATCCTTCATCATTGAGTGCAAGGTGCCCACTGTGGCACCCCTCAGGAGTCTTACCCTCACCCTGCTCCGTGGCAATGAAATGCTGCACAACCAGACCTTTGAGCAGGCAACAGCTGCCCCCGAAGAAGCCGTAGCCATACGGAATGTCACAGCTCACTGGGAGGACGGCCACCACAACTTCTTGTGCCGGGCGGAGCTGGACCTGCGCTCTCTCGGCGGCAGCATCATTAGCAGTGTCTCGGAGCCCCAGGCATTGGAGGTCTATGGTGAGTGGGAGCCAAGGGGCCTGGAGAGGGCAACCACTCCCAGCCCTTTAGGGGAAAATCCCTGCCCTGCTCTCTGCTGGCTCGGGAGGCAGAAACCAGCATCTCCACATTTAACTCCAGAGCTTTCCCTTCCTCTTCCTGTTCCCCGAAGCTCTCTCCCAACTCCCCAACTTGGACCCTGGCTGTTCCAGAGGCCAAGCTATTCTAGGAGAGCTAGACTAGTTGCTTGGCCTTTACCAAGCTGGGTGAACTCGaccaagagtccctgggtagtgcagttaagatgctcagctgttaaccaaaaggttcgaagttcaagtccatccagtggcatctcagaagaaacgcctacttccaaaaactcagccactgaaaaccctgtggagcgcagttctactgtaGCACACGTGGGGTCGTCCTGA
- the LOC100669035 gene encoding intercellular adhesion molecule 2-like isoform X2 → MLEIWGCSSQKPLLIYALGLSLDRPRLFPVRPQRPPEMSPFRYWGPPIVLLTLLCCPGSGEEAFVVYMSPEQVVAEPNGSLEVNCSTNCSQPQLGGLETSLTKTVLDDQPQWKRFLVSNISQDTSLECYFVCSGQQLSKNATVSVYHPPKQVMLKLRPTRVAMGQSFIIECKVPTVAPLRSLTLTLLRGNEMLHNQTFEQATAAPEEAVAIRNVTAHWEDGHHNFLCRAELDLRSLGGSIISSVSEPQALEVYGLEQNQMVIIITVVSVLLFLFVTSVLLCFAFNQHQRQKRTGVYGVQEAWQRLQRAYRTPPA, encoded by the exons ATGCTAGAGATTTGGGGCTGCAGCTCCCAGAAGCCACTCCTGATCTACGCCCTCGGTCTCTCCCTGGACCGCCCTCGGCTGTTCCCTGTGAGACCGCAAAGGCCTCCCGAAATGTCCCCCTTTAGGTACTGGGGCCCGCCCATAGTCCTTCTCACCCTGCTCTGCTGCCCAG GGTCTGGTGAGGAAGCATTTGTCGTATACATGTCACCAGAGCAGGTGGTGGCTGAGCCCAATGGGTCCTTGGAGGTCAACTGCAGCACAAACTGTTCCCAGCCACAATTAGGGGGTCTGGAGACCAGCCTAACCAAGACTGTACTGGATGATCAGCCTCAGTGGAAGCGGTTCTTGGTCTCAAACATCTCCCAGGACACAAGCCTCGAATGCTACTTCGTCTGCTCAGGGCAGCAGCTGTCCAAGAATGCCACTGTCAGCGTGTATC ACCCTCCAAAGCAGGTGATGCTGAAGCTGCGGCCCACCCGGGTGGCCATGGGGCAATCCTTCATCATTGAGTGCAAGGTGCCCACTGTGGCACCCCTCAGGAGTCTTACCCTCACCCTGCTCCGTGGCAATGAAATGCTGCACAACCAGACCTTTGAGCAGGCAACAGCTGCCCCCGAAGAAGCCGTAGCCATACGGAATGTCACAGCTCACTGGGAGGACGGCCACCACAACTTCTTGTGCCGGGCGGAGCTGGACCTGCGCTCTCTCGGCGGCAGCATCATTAGCAGTGTCTCGGAGCCCCAGGCATTGGAGGTCTATG gccttgaACAGAACCAGATGGTCATCATCATCACGGTCGTGTCAGTGCTGCTGTTCCTGTTTGTGACATCTGTCCTGCTGTGCTTTGCCTTCAACCAGCACCAGCGCCAGAAGAGGACAGGTGTCTATGGGGTACAAGAAGCCTGGCAAAGGCTGCAAAGGGCCTACCGGACACCGCCAGCATGA
- the PRR29 gene encoding proline-rich protein 29 isoform X1: MAAPAGGNWGFPPSQSAAPTPWVTGLQALPWVVLSQPPQAGRVMEELLELMMLQNAQMHQVLLSRLVAGALTPEPTASSTEVYLESHQEPEEEEELEIQEEGPLVVHHHYLPCSLPTLGPLLPWPAPLLPPPSWQSHLQATPRIQPRTPAPRKREARAVPPPPPPSATGTVGVDVLPASDYYDAESLP; this comes from the exons ATGGCGGCTCCGGCGGGAGGGAACTGGGGCTTCCCGCCCTCACAGAGCGCAGCCCCGACG CCCTGGGTGACCGGCCTGCAGGCCCTTCCGTGGGTCGTCCTGTCTCAGCCCCCGCAGGCGGGCCGTGTGATGGAAG AGCTGCTGGAGCTAATGATGCTGCAGAACGCGCAGATGCACCAGGTGCTGCTCAGTCGCCTGGTGGCTGGGGCGCTGACCCCTGAGCCGACCGCCAGCAGCACGGAG GTCTACCTGGAGAGTCACCAGGAGcctgaggaggaggaagagctgGAGATCCAGGAGGAAGGGCCTCTGGTGGTCCACCACCACTACTTGCCCTGCTCGCTGCCCACCCTGGGCCCTCTGCTGCCCTGGCCAGCCCCTCTCCTACCCCCTCCCTCATGGCAGTCCCACCTGCAGGCCACCCCCAGGATTCAGCCCCGTACTCCTGCCCCCAGGAAGAGGGAGGC GAGAGCTgtgcccccgcccccaccccccagcgCCACTGGGACTGTGGGTGTAGATGTGCTCCCGGCTTCAG ATTACTATGACGCTGAGAGCCTGCCATGA
- the PRR29 gene encoding proline-rich protein 29 isoform X2 — MAAPAGGNWGFPPSQSAAPTPWVTGLQALPWVVLSQPPQAGRVMEELLELMMLQNAQMHQVLLSRLVAGALTPEPTASSTEVYLESHQEPEEEEELEIQEEGPLVVHHHYLPCSLPTLGPLLPWPAPLLPPPSWQSHLQATPRIQPRTPAPRKREALL; from the exons ATGGCGGCTCCGGCGGGAGGGAACTGGGGCTTCCCGCCCTCACAGAGCGCAGCCCCGACG CCCTGGGTGACCGGCCTGCAGGCCCTTCCGTGGGTCGTCCTGTCTCAGCCCCCGCAGGCGGGCCGTGTGATGGAAG AGCTGCTGGAGCTAATGATGCTGCAGAACGCGCAGATGCACCAGGTGCTGCTCAGTCGCCTGGTGGCTGGGGCGCTGACCCCTGAGCCGACCGCCAGCAGCACGGAG GTCTACCTGGAGAGTCACCAGGAGcctgaggaggaggaagagctgGAGATCCAGGAGGAAGGGCCTCTGGTGGTCCACCACCACTACTTGCCCTGCTCGCTGCCCACCCTGGGCCCTCTGCTGCCCTGGCCAGCCCCTCTCCTACCCCCTCCCTCATGGCAGTCCCACCTGCAGGCCACCCCCAGGATTCAGCCCCGTACTCCTGCCCCCAGGAAGAGGGAGGC ATTACTATGA